From Candidatus Defluviilinea gracilis, a single genomic window includes:
- a CDS encoding NAD+ synthase, with product MIDLTINTDVAHQILTGFIKSEVTRVGFSRAVIGLSGGLDSALSCVLAVEALGRENVLAVRMPYKSSNPDSLAHAELLIEQLEIPSKTIEITEMVDPLFANDAEITKLRKGNIMARERMIVLYDQSEVFKGLVIGTSNKTEILLGYSTQFGDAASAMNPIGDLYKTQIRQLSRALNIPAPIIDKPPSADLWDGQTDEGELGFTYEEVDRLLYLLVDHRYSPQECVEAGFDEKFVSGVVKRIQRMQYKRMQPPIAKLSNRTIGYDFLYLRDWGT from the coding sequence ATGATTGATCTAACTATCAACACCGATGTCGCTCATCAAATCCTGACAGGCTTCATCAAAAGCGAAGTGACCCGCGTGGGATTCTCCCGCGCGGTGATCGGCTTATCAGGCGGTCTTGATTCGGCTTTATCGTGTGTCCTCGCCGTTGAAGCATTGGGACGCGAGAATGTGCTGGCGGTGCGAATGCCCTACAAATCATCCAACCCCGACTCGCTGGCTCATGCCGAACTGTTGATCGAACAGTTGGAAATTCCCAGCAAGACCATCGAAATCACAGAGATGGTCGACCCATTGTTTGCCAACGACGCGGAGATTACCAAACTCCGCAAAGGCAACATCATGGCGCGCGAACGGATGATCGTTTTGTATGATCAATCCGAAGTTTTCAAAGGGTTAGTTATTGGCACGAGCAACAAGACCGAAATTCTGCTTGGCTACAGCACGCAGTTTGGCGATGCGGCGTCGGCGATGAATCCTATTGGAGATTTGTACAAGACACAGATACGTCAATTATCGCGCGCGTTGAATATTCCCGCGCCTATTATTGACAAACCCCCTTCAGCCGATTTATGGGACGGTCAAACCGATGAAGGGGAGCTAGGCTTCACGTATGAAGAGGTGGATCGGCTGTTATATCTTCTCGTTGACCATCGCTACAGTCCGCAAGAATGTGTGGAAGCGGGCTTTGACGAAAAATTTGTGAGCGGGGTCGTGAAGCGCATCCAACGGATGCAATACAAGCGGATGCAACCGCCTATTGCCAAATTGAGTAATCGAACTATCGGATACGACTTTTTATATTTGCGCGACTGGGGAACTTGA
- a CDS encoding MFS transporter gives MFYLPPALTHRKFFYLWLGLLISVAGSQMQFAAIHWHVRELTGEPNPLALGGIGLARILPVFIFSILGGAVADNYNRRKILLLTQSIAALQAAALAYLTITNQITVWHIYLLTAIQAATMAFDLPARQAMVPNLVSREHLPSAFSMSSVAFNTGAIVGPLLFGVIPEGGQGFAYLFNSISFLAVILALFFMGNVQQDLNRAGGVNVRSMWDGVKFIFTRPLILSTMMMDFVATFFASANTMLPIVARDILFVGKAGYAWLVSSQAIGSVVAGIIVSQIKELRKQGPLFLTAVTLFGLATVWFGLSRTFIPAMVALLFIGVGDAVSTVIRNTIRQLQTPDHIRGRMTSVNQIFFMGGPQLGEVEAGVAASLFGVPFAIVSGGIGCIVGMLLIIWKWPQLISYNGNEPTLATAPAD, from the coding sequence ATGTTTTATCTTCCGCCCGCTCTCACTCACCGTAAGTTTTTTTACTTGTGGCTGGGGTTGCTGATATCTGTGGCAGGTTCGCAAATGCAGTTTGCGGCGATCCATTGGCACGTCCGCGAATTGACCGGCGAACCGAATCCGCTGGCGCTGGGGGGCATCGGTTTGGCGCGTATCCTGCCTGTTTTTATTTTTTCCATCCTCGGCGGCGCGGTGGCAGATAATTACAACCGCCGAAAAATATTGCTCCTCACCCAGTCGATCGCGGCGTTGCAGGCGGCGGCGCTTGCCTACCTGACGATTACGAATCAAATTACTGTGTGGCATATCTACCTATTGACAGCCATCCAAGCCGCGACTATGGCATTCGATCTGCCTGCCCGTCAGGCAATGGTGCCCAATTTGGTTTCTCGCGAACATTTGCCCTCGGCATTCAGCATGAGTTCGGTGGCGTTTAATACCGGGGCGATCGTCGGCCCGTTGTTATTTGGCGTGATCCCTGAAGGCGGGCAGGGATTTGCCTACCTGTTCAACTCAATTTCCTTCCTCGCCGTCATCCTTGCCTTGTTCTTCATGGGCAACGTTCAACAAGATTTGAATCGCGCGGGCGGCGTCAACGTTCGCTCCATGTGGGACGGCGTGAAATTCATCTTCACTCGTCCGTTGATCCTCTCCACAATGATGATGGATTTTGTTGCCACCTTTTTCGCTTCCGCAAACACGATGTTGCCCATCGTTGCCCGCGACATCCTGTTCGTAGGCAAGGCTGGGTATGCCTGGCTGGTCTCATCTCAGGCGATCGGTTCTGTTGTGGCTGGCATAATCGTTTCCCAGATCAAAGAACTGAGAAAACAAGGACCCTTGTTCCTCACGGCAGTGACCCTGTTCGGGCTGGCGACGGTTTGGTTTGGATTGAGCAGAACATTCATCCCCGCCATGGTTGCGTTGTTGTTCATCGGGGTGGGAGATGCCGTCAGCACAGTGATCCGCAATACCATACGCCAGCTCCAAACCCCGGACCACATCCGCGGCAGGATGACAAGCGTGAATCAAATTTTCTTCATGGGCGGTCCCCAGCTAGGGGAGGTCGAAGCGGGCGTTGCCGCATCCTTGTTCGGCGTTCCGTTTGCCATTGTCAGCGGCGGAATCGGGTGTATTGTTGGGATGTTGCTTATCATCTGGAAGTGGCCCCAACTCATTTCGTATAACGGAAACGAGCCGACTCTGGCGACTGCGCCGGCCGATTGA
- a CDS encoding L,D-transpeptidase family protein, translated as MQKISRRDFLKLGGASLGAFAFSPALGVLFNFDDSDLIRVATTSVSVYSKPSDESSIVSTWYRDDLLHSLGEVVAKEPEHNPVWYRVWGGYIHRARLQKVKILFNKTLTSIEEGTPRLAEITVPYSQPWRTSQAFGWQQLGFRLYYGSVHWIEAVEPGPNGDLWYRIYDDLTGFPYYVDAMHLRPIPLEELTPITPEIPVEQKRIEVNLTTQTLTAFEYDKQVLKTSICSGIPNGPRDANGIPTKTPAGDFRIMDKMPNKHMGNGNLFADFTDYELPGVPWTCFFTDKGHAFHGTYWHENYGVPMSRGCINMRTEEAKWLFRWAKPDHQIGKTYNRGFGTLVRIYY; from the coding sequence ATGCAAAAAATTTCACGACGCGATTTTCTCAAACTAGGCGGCGCGAGCCTCGGCGCTTTCGCATTTTCTCCAGCGTTAGGCGTCTTGTTCAATTTTGATGATAGCGACCTGATTCGCGTGGCGACCACATCGGTGAGTGTGTATTCAAAACCCAGCGACGAAAGCTCGATCGTTTCCACGTGGTATCGAGACGACCTGCTGCATAGCCTCGGCGAAGTAGTCGCTAAGGAACCCGAACATAACCCGGTCTGGTATCGTGTGTGGGGAGGCTATATCCATCGGGCAAGGCTCCAAAAAGTAAAGATATTATTCAACAAAACGCTGACTTCGATAGAGGAAGGCACACCGCGGCTAGCGGAGATTACCGTCCCCTATTCCCAGCCCTGGCGCACCAGCCAGGCATTCGGCTGGCAACAATTGGGATTCCGCCTCTACTACGGCTCTGTTCACTGGATCGAAGCGGTCGAGCCTGGTCCGAACGGCGATCTGTGGTATCGCATCTACGACGATTTGACGGGCTTCCCCTACTACGTAGACGCGATGCATTTGAGACCAATTCCGCTTGAGGAATTGACGCCAATCACACCAGAAATTCCCGTCGAACAAAAGCGCATCGAAGTGAACCTGACGACCCAAACCCTGACGGCGTTCGAATACGACAAGCAGGTTTTGAAGACCAGTATCTGTTCGGGCATCCCAAATGGTCCGCGCGACGCGAATGGCATCCCCACCAAAACCCCGGCGGGAGATTTTCGCATCATGGATAAAATGCCCAATAAACACATGGGCAACGGGAATCTTTTTGCAGATTTCACCGATTACGAACTCCCCGGCGTTCCCTGGACGTGTTTTTTTACAGACAAAGGACATGCCTTCCACGGCACCTACTGGCACGAAAACTATGGCGTGCCGATGAGTCGCGGTTGCATCAACATGCGCACCGAGGAGGCTAAATGGTTGTTCCGTTGGGCAAAACCGGACCATCAGATCGGCAAAACGTACAATCGCGGTTTCGGCACGCTGGTGCGGATCTACTACTAG
- a CDS encoding site-specific DNA-methyltransferase, with protein sequence MPELIWRDKQLAIPKPESLVADSIIYPGGNGYPTAKSAQRLIWGDNLTVMASLLSSYEGKINLVYADPPFFTNKRFLARIGRGEDSRKPQNWKLAEGYHDSWKDLDSYLDFLYQRLFLMHRLLAPNGTLYLHLDWHADSYARLLLDEIFGPGNFLNEIIWTYHGPSPIKRAFNRKHDTILAYVKSGEYTFNADAVREPYNQNTVKTFGSSRKAGFGKIPNLARGKVPEDWWYFPVVARLHKERTGYPTQKPEALLERIVLASSNPGDIVADFFCGSGTTSVIAERHGRKFIACDESFRAIHASRKRLANGTQPFSLEHDSNEAFSIAPPTSTTRITLSDHSVALETKLGVDYWEVDPNWDGETFKSAAQASRPNRSGEVSRELKIKIGRRVCVRFVTAQGRCYQLHV encoded by the coding sequence ATGCCTGAGTTAATCTGGCGGGACAAACAACTCGCAATTCCCAAACCCGAATCACTGGTCGCCGATTCGATTATTTACCCGGGCGGGAACGGATACCCAACGGCAAAATCCGCTCAGCGGTTAATTTGGGGCGATAATCTGACGGTGATGGCGTCGCTTCTTTCAAGCTATGAAGGCAAAATCAATCTGGTGTATGCCGATCCGCCTTTTTTCACGAATAAAAGGTTCCTGGCGCGTATAGGCAGGGGGGAGGATTCGCGCAAACCGCAAAACTGGAAACTGGCGGAGGGCTATCACGATTCGTGGAAAGATTTAGATTCGTATCTGGATTTTCTTTACCAACGCCTTTTTTTGATGCATAGACTGCTCGCTCCTAACGGAACGCTTTACCTCCATCTGGATTGGCACGCCGATTCGTATGCCCGCCTCCTGCTCGATGAAATTTTCGGACCTGGGAATTTCCTGAATGAAATTATTTGGACGTATCACGGTCCCTCGCCGATCAAGCGAGCCTTTAACCGCAAGCATGACACGATTCTGGCTTACGTCAAAAGCGGGGAGTACACCTTCAATGCCGATGCCGTTCGCGAACCCTACAATCAAAATACGGTGAAAACCTTCGGGTCGTCGCGCAAAGCCGGTTTTGGAAAAATTCCAAATTTAGCGCGCGGCAAAGTGCCGGAAGATTGGTGGTACTTTCCTGTGGTGGCGCGCCTGCATAAGGAGCGCACGGGGTATCCCACACAAAAGCCCGAAGCCTTGTTGGAAAGGATTGTTCTCGCCTCCTCGAATCCGGGCGATATCGTTGCGGATTTCTTTTGCGGTTCAGGGACAACCTCTGTGATCGCCGAACGTCATGGGCGAAAATTCATTGCCTGCGACGAATCGTTCCGCGCAATTCACGCTTCGCGTAAACGACTCGCGAATGGGACACAGCCTTTTTCATTGGAGCATGATTCGAATGAGGCGTTTTCAATCGCGCCGCCGACTTCGACCACGAGAATAACTCTTTCCGATCATTCAGTCGCGCTGGAGACAAAACTCGGCGTGGACTATTGGGAGGTTGATCCGAATTGGGATGGGGAAACGTTCAAAAGCGCGGCGCAGGCTTCCCGTCCGAACAGAAGCGGAGAGGTGTCGCGCGAGTTAAAAATAAAAATCGGTCGCAGGGTTTGCGTCCGATTCGTCACAGCACAAGGTCGTTGCTATCAACTACACGTCTAG
- a CDS encoding response regulator transcription factor, with product MKKATLLVIEGRHAEIPSFANDLQKKGFDIRSFQNGSQAASKLKQINPVVVVVNAASLRSTGVRICLSLRKKDQKVPIILILAKEKPVDKNLADAVLALPFTAQKLVNRVKALMPGDGNNLVSVGPIRLDIEHRRVRCLGKSTKLTPRLITLLHILMDKHGEVVERESLFKKVWETNYTGDTRTLDVHISWLRRAIELDPNNPKFLKTIRGVGYRLDV from the coding sequence ATGAAAAAAGCGACACTTCTCGTGATCGAAGGACGACATGCAGAAATCCCTTCTTTTGCAAACGACTTGCAAAAGAAGGGATTTGATATTCGTTCCTTTCAAAATGGAAGTCAAGCCGCATCCAAGCTCAAACAAATCAATCCTGTCGTAGTTGTCGTCAACGCCGCCTCCCTGCGAAGCACAGGCGTGCGCATTTGCCTTTCTCTGCGCAAGAAAGATCAAAAAGTCCCGATCATCCTCATCCTGGCAAAAGAGAAACCTGTCGACAAAAACCTCGCCGACGCCGTGCTTGCCCTCCCGTTCACCGCGCAAAAATTGGTAAACCGGGTCAAGGCGCTCATGCCCGGTGACGGCAACAATCTTGTCAGCGTAGGTCCGATCCGTCTCGATATCGAACACCGCAGGGTACGATGCCTCGGGAAAAGCACCAAGCTGACCCCCCGCTTGATCACCCTGCTTCACATTTTGATGGATAAACACGGCGAAGTCGTAGAGCGCGAATCGTTGTTCAAAAAAGTCTGGGAAACAAATTACACCGGCGACACGCGCACGTTGGATGTTCACATCTCATGGTTGCGCCGCGCCATCGAACTCGATCCCAATAACCCCAAATTCCTCAAGACCATTCGCGGTGTTGGCTATCGGCTAGACGTGTAG
- a CDS encoding MBOAT family protein: MNFNTALFLFLFLPFFLIAYFVAQPRWRPALGILASGLFYAWGSAVNLVFIAALIVANYSLARLFASRFSKWILPLGLLVNVGALAFFKLFTAYQYALFFGLERFFPARLTTLLDSLTFPLGLSFISFQLISYLVDVRKGAVQPEKNFIAFAFYVLMFPKLLVGPIVRYRSVAAQLPNPTIDSDQIANGIRRFLKGFAKKILIADALGVTVDAVFNLPTPALTPAYAWLGLAGYTLQIYFDFSGYTDMAIGLARMMGFRFVENFDLPYLAQSIGDFWRRWHISLSTWFRDYVFFPLERKRIPVIGQSLNILVVFLLTGLWHGVTINFVAWGLLHGFFIALENLFLNRWLQKTFQPVRHLYALTIILFTWLVFRSPSLEYAFQYLRVLGGMVQPPFPLPFHDTSPLPLIEPSFLLALLAGLFLALPFGFHFQKDGRHSFARTLASDILIIALFILSVGMMAANGFTPGIYEGF; this comes from the coding sequence ATGAACTTCAACACCGCCCTCTTTCTATTTCTCTTCCTCCCGTTCTTCCTCATCGCCTATTTCGTTGCCCAACCGCGTTGGCGTCCCGCGCTGGGGATTCTCGCCAGCGGACTCTTCTACGCGTGGGGGAGCGCGGTCAATCTGGTTTTCATCGCCGCGTTGATTGTCGCTAATTACTCGCTCGCGCGTCTGTTCGCCTCCCGCTTCTCAAAATGGATTCTGCCTCTCGGTTTGCTCGTCAACGTCGGCGCGCTCGCCTTCTTCAAACTGTTCACCGCCTATCAATACGCGCTCTTTTTCGGACTGGAGAGATTCTTCCCCGCCCGTCTAACGACCCTGCTCGATTCGTTGACATTTCCCCTTGGCTTGTCCTTCATCAGTTTTCAACTCATTTCTTATCTCGTCGATGTTCGCAAAGGCGCGGTTCAACCCGAAAAGAATTTCATTGCTTTCGCGTTTTATGTGTTGATGTTCCCGAAATTGCTCGTCGGTCCCATTGTCCGCTATCGGAGCGTCGCCGCGCAGTTGCCCAACCCAACCATAGACTCGGATCAGATTGCAAACGGCATCCGTCGCTTCTTGAAAGGCTTCGCCAAAAAAATATTGATCGCCGACGCGCTCGGCGTCACCGTGGATGCGGTCTTCAACTTGCCAACGCCTGCGCTCACGCCCGCGTATGCGTGGCTGGGATTGGCTGGCTATACCCTGCAAATTTATTTCGATTTTTCAGGCTACACCGACATGGCGATCGGACTCGCCAGGATGATGGGCTTCCGCTTCGTCGAAAACTTCGACCTCCCCTACCTCGCGCAATCCATCGGCGATTTTTGGCGGCGCTGGCACATCTCGCTTTCCACGTGGTTCCGCGATTATGTTTTCTTCCCCCTCGAGCGCAAACGGATTCCCGTCATCGGTCAATCACTGAACATCCTCGTCGTCTTTTTGCTCACAGGTTTGTGGCATGGCGTCACGATCAACTTTGTGGCGTGGGGCTTGCTTCACGGCTTCTTCATCGCGCTTGAAAATCTTTTCCTCAACCGTTGGTTGCAAAAAACATTCCAGCCGGTCCGCCATCTCTACGCGCTGACGATTATTTTGTTCACATGGCTCGTCTTCCGCTCGCCGAGTCTTGAATACGCATTCCAATATCTGCGCGTGCTAGGCGGCATGGTTCAACCCCCATTCCCGCTTCCATTTCATGATACGAGCCCGCTCCCGTTGATCGAACCATCGTTCCTCCTTGCCCTGCTCGCGGGTCTGTTTCTTGCCCTGCCGTTTGGTTTTCATTTTCAAAAAGACGGGCGACACTCATTCGCGCGAACCCTCGCGAGCGACATTCTCATCATCGCCCTCTTCATTCTGTCCGTGGGCATGATGGCGGCGAACGGCTTCACCCCCGGCATCTACGAAGGATTTTAG
- a CDS encoding GNAT family N-acetyltransferase produces the protein MTDMLVKLYDLPETLSTFSNLVAPGITIRKPIGTEKSLAVKWVREHFYDGWATEMEVSFSRAPTSSYIAQHGRNMVGFACYDTAALGLFGPMGVLESMQGKGIGKALLLACLVEMKIKGYGYAIVGWAGPQEFYTKVAGAVAIPDSTPGIWKNWLGGSE, from the coding sequence ATGACCGATATGCTTGTAAAACTCTACGACCTGCCGGAGACGCTATCCACGTTTTCGAATCTTGTCGCGCCCGGCATCACGATCCGCAAACCGATCGGCACTGAAAAATCCCTCGCTGTGAAATGGGTGCGCGAACACTTCTATGATGGTTGGGCGACCGAGATGGAGGTTAGCTTCTCGCGCGCTCCCACATCCAGTTACATCGCCCAACACGGGCGCAACATGGTCGGCTTTGCCTGTTACGACACGGCGGCGTTGGGCTTGTTCGGTCCGATGGGCGTGCTTGAATCCATGCAAGGAAAGGGAATCGGCAAAGCGTTACTGCTGGCATGTCTCGTGGAAATGAAAATCAAAGGCTACGGGTATGCCATTGTCGGCTGGGCGGGTCCGCAGGAATTCTATACCAAAGTCGCTGGCGCAGTAGCAATCCCCGATTCGACGCCGGGGATTTGGAAAAATTGGCTGGGCGGTTCGGAATGA
- a CDS encoding cupin domain-containing protein — MSAKHVFSMAGKRPSFEEDGVTDMELVVTTKQSENRYTIMISRWLSTFEVPPHFHKDHSETFYVLDGQVEWTVAGETRILSAGDALYVPPNTVHSVRVVGGKDSRNMLIYEPGGYEDQVDFKMNYTAEELKDPAVKDRIRKMSDFNVV, encoded by the coding sequence ATGAGCGCAAAACACGTATTTTCCATGGCGGGCAAACGCCCCTCCTTCGAGGAGGACGGCGTGACGGACATGGAGCTCGTCGTCACAACGAAACAAAGCGAAAACCGCTACACCATCATGATCTCGCGCTGGCTGTCCACCTTTGAAGTGCCGCCGCATTTTCACAAAGATCACTCCGAAACTTTTTATGTGCTGGATGGTCAAGTGGAGTGGACGGTCGCAGGCGAGACCCGCATCCTCAGCGCGGGCGACGCGCTCTACGTCCCGCCGAACACCGTCCACAGCGTGAGAGTCGTAGGCGGCAAAGACAGCCGCAATATGCTCATTTACGAACCCGGCGGCTACGAAGATCAAGTGGACTTCAAGATGAACTACACAGCCGAAGAATTAAAAGACCCGGCAGTCAAAGACCGCATCCGCAAGATGAGCGATTTCAACGTGGTCTAG
- a CDS encoding NAD(P)-dependent oxidoreductase, which yields MKIAIFGATGNIGKVITQEALTRGHTVTGLVRHPESGDASHPNLTFHKADVLNADNVAVAVAGHHAVVSAYAPDFSAPGTLTDAANSLMKGLSAARMNRLLIVGGAGSLEVSPGLLLMDSPQFPPDWRPFASAHGDALKAYRQNTTLDWTYFSPADRIAPGSRTGVFRIGDDNRLLVDAQGNSAISIEDFAVALVNEIETPRFIRKRVTVAY from the coding sequence ATGAAAATAGCCATCTTTGGCGCGACGGGGAACATCGGCAAGGTCATCACACAGGAAGCGCTGACGCGCGGTCATACCGTCACCGGGCTGGTTCGCCATCCTGAAAGCGGAGACGCCTCCCACCCCAACCTCACCTTTCACAAAGCCGACGTGCTGAACGCGGACAACGTCGCTGTTGCGGTAGCCGGTCACCACGCCGTTGTCAGCGCGTATGCGCCCGATTTTTCCGCGCCCGGCACATTGACAGACGCCGCCAACTCCCTGATGAAAGGGCTATCAGCCGCTCGAATGAATCGCCTGCTGATCGTGGGCGGAGCGGGAAGCTTGGAAGTGTCGCCCGGTCTTTTGTTAATGGATAGCCCCCAATTTCCACCGGACTGGAGACCGTTCGCCAGCGCGCACGGCGACGCGCTGAAAGCCTATCGCCAGAACACCACCCTGGATTGGACGTACTTCAGCCCAGCCGACAGAATCGCCCCCGGCAGTCGCACCGGCGTCTTCCGCATCGGCGACGATAACCGTCTGCTGGTGGACGCGCAGGGAAACAGCGCCATCTCCATCGAAGATTTTGCCGTTGCGCTGGTCAATGAAATCGAAACGCCGCGCTTCATCCGTAAGCGCGTCACTGTGGCGTACTAA
- a CDS encoding helix-turn-helix transcriptional regulator, with product METRITNGNVYKKACPTRLALDRIADKWTTLIVGLLDGGPRRFSELKREIEGISQKMLTQTLRDLERDGLVTRTVYAQIPPRVEYALTPLGQTLCEPIAAIRKWAEMNINEVVDAQLIYDAQRPGSS from the coding sequence ATGGAAACCAGAATTACAAATGGAAATGTGTATAAGAAAGCCTGCCCCACCCGTTTGGCGTTAGACCGCATCGCAGATAAATGGACGACTTTGATCGTGGGGCTGTTGGATGGCGGCCCGCGCCGTTTCTCTGAATTGAAACGCGAGATCGAGGGGATTTCGCAAAAGATGCTGACGCAAACTTTGCGCGATTTGGAACGCGACGGACTGGTGACGCGCACGGTGTACGCGCAGATTCCGCCGCGCGTGGAATATGCGCTCACGCCGCTGGGGCAAACGCTGTGCGAGCCGATCGCCGCCATCCGCAAATGGGCGGAGATGAACATCAACGAAGTGGTTGACGCGCAGTTGATCTATGACGCGCAACGCCCCGGAAGTTCGTGA